In the genome of Flavobacterium panacagri, one region contains:
- a CDS encoding DUF1963 domain-containing protein: protein MESNSKNRKFETDTFSLLIPSVYTDMQVVWESIRAAHELPDDDYLSYATTTLIPVEFFNEFDGENIVLRFWQSNKLADEEIELIEEKEIQVAGHSSNIRLVKSKDDIFYYLAIVQISDQFCYIFKGDCKIEHRAFYEPLFEAIWQSLEYFGNHQEAIDKLPKFLQDFYYHRKSENNFNEEEQLEENSILPFIEEFSIPVDDKEYWIIDDIQLQFLPECSASVNGTLYVNLEGIIPEFEEKKHSYIVDSYNGAVALNFSLSQIYNQGIPTGLVPFEKGRDESYNHYLWDRGFKYSLGFTGNVTLKEGWIGLNGYLEDKWDPKRYKISLAKKIATQELEWEKYDFTMFKELEKTLPKIVRQLKLKDPDPTELREELHSLVHLESLTIQFSNNSKEAEAFTEIPSSIKHFKNLKSLHLWGIAAITKFPEWIGDLRELEFLLLTGSKVEGIHPYTLQYLSKLKLCFLENNNLGSAPKLLPDNLEVLHLEGNQLTDVPNSYTQLKNLRKLHIKNNPLKSLPSGLENIPELDLELEKKMTLLDYTYKGADNNGVVPYEDELFYARNDSDLNSNLRKAIEEKGFQEYENGLSKIARHAVNFATTIPDLYDEVGNNRIGGLPDLPVNVDYPTVKSDDEKKGYQFIAQINCASIANLQNYLPRTGMLYFFIEDQQDFVPRVIFYEGETDNLKSAKELNIDEEFIYDESGIYQAFKTNSEKCISLPSFYNDEHYYKDIAPELKELEEKYDETEALKEALLPFNTKSSHGINNYVFKQHDSPEIEAVNTLKGKQEEWMVLLRVSSDNNPGFCFWDAGEIYFVIHKSDLAKKDFSNVYCGLETS from the coding sequence ATGGAAAGCAATAGCAAAAACCGAAAATTTGAAACCGATACATTCTCTCTTTTAATTCCTTCTGTTTATACAGATATGCAGGTGGTTTGGGAAAGCATCAGAGCAGCGCACGAACTGCCCGATGATGATTATTTATCATACGCAACAACAACTCTTATTCCTGTAGAATTTTTTAATGAATTTGATGGAGAGAATATTGTTTTGCGCTTTTGGCAATCTAATAAACTAGCAGACGAGGAAATTGAGCTGATAGAAGAAAAGGAAATTCAGGTAGCAGGTCATAGTTCGAATATTCGATTAGTGAAATCAAAAGATGATATTTTCTATTATTTGGCTATTGTTCAGATAAGTGATCAATTTTGTTATATTTTTAAAGGCGATTGCAAAATAGAACATAGAGCTTTCTATGAACCGCTGTTTGAAGCTATTTGGCAAAGTTTGGAGTACTTTGGAAATCATCAGGAAGCAATAGATAAACTGCCTAAATTTTTACAAGATTTTTATTATCATAGAAAATCAGAGAATAATTTTAACGAAGAAGAACAATTAGAGGAAAACAGCATTCTTCCATTTATAGAAGAATTTTCTATTCCGGTAGACGACAAAGAATATTGGATAATAGATGATATTCAATTACAGTTTTTACCAGAATGCAGTGCTTCAGTAAATGGAACTTTGTACGTTAATTTAGAGGGAATTATTCCTGAATTTGAAGAGAAAAAACATAGCTACATTGTTGATTCCTATAACGGAGCAGTAGCATTAAATTTTTCTCTTAGTCAGATATACAATCAAGGAATACCTACTGGTCTAGTTCCTTTTGAGAAAGGTAGAGACGAAAGTTATAATCATTATTTATGGGATCGAGGTTTCAAATATTCGCTTGGTTTTACGGGAAATGTTACTTTAAAAGAGGGATGGATAGGGCTGAATGGGTATCTGGAAGATAAATGGGATCCTAAAAGATATAAAATAAGCTTAGCTAAAAAAATAGCAACACAAGAATTAGAATGGGAAAAGTATGATTTTACAATGTTCAAAGAATTGGAAAAGACATTACCAAAAATTGTACGTCAATTAAAATTAAAAGATCCAGACCCAACCGAATTAAGAGAAGAGCTTCATTCATTAGTTCATTTGGAATCACTTACAATTCAGTTCTCAAACAACAGTAAAGAGGCTGAAGCATTTACTGAAATACCTTCATCAATTAAACATTTTAAGAATTTAAAAAGTTTACATCTTTGGGGTATTGCAGCAATTACCAAATTCCCAGAATGGATTGGAGATCTTCGTGAATTAGAATTTCTATTGCTAACGGGAAGTAAAGTTGAAGGAATTCATCCCTACACCTTACAGTATCTTTCAAAGCTTAAATTATGTTTTCTTGAAAATAACAATTTAGGATCTGCTCCTAAGTTATTACCTGATAATTTGGAGGTTTTACATTTAGAAGGAAATCAACTGACGGATGTTCCAAATTCATATACTCAATTAAAGAATCTTAGAAAACTCCATATTAAAAACAACCCTCTTAAATCCCTTCCTAGTGGACTTGAAAATATTCCAGAACTTGACTTGGAACTGGAGAAAAAAATGACTTTACTTGATTACACCTATAAAGGCGCAGATAACAACGGAGTAGTGCCATATGAAGATGAACTATTCTATGCCCGTAACGATTCGGACTTAAATTCAAACCTTCGAAAAGCTATTGAAGAAAAAGGTTTTCAGGAATATGAAAATGGACTTTCTAAAATTGCTCGTCATGCAGTAAATTTTGCTACTACAATTCCAGATTTATACGATGAAGTAGGAAATAATCGAATAGGAGGGCTTCCTGATTTGCCTGTAAATGTAGATTATCCTACAGTAAAAAGCGATGATGAAAAAAAAGGTTATCAGTTCATTGCCCAAATTAATTGCGCCTCTATTGCTAATTTACAGAATTATCTGCCTCGTACAGGAATGCTTTATTTCTTTATTGAAGATCAGCAGGATTTTGTTCCTAGAGTTATTTTTTATGAAGGGGAAACGGATAATCTAAAATCGGCGAAAGAATTGAATATTGATGAAGAGTTTATCTACGATGAATCTGGCATTTACCAGGCGTTTAAGACCAATTCGGAAAAATGTATAAGTCTTCCATCATTTTATAATGATGAGCATTATTATAAAGACATCGCGCCTGAATTAAAGGAATTAGAAGAGAAATACGACGAAACCGAAGCCTTAAAAGAAGCACTTTTACCTTTTAATACTAAATCTTCTCACGGAATTAATAATTATGTCTTTAAACAACATGATTCGCCTGAAATAGAAGCAGTCAATACATTGAAAGGAAAACAGGAAGAATGGATGGTACTATTGCGTGTAAGCAGTGATAATAATCCGGGCTTTTGTTTTTGGGATGCTGGAGAAATTTATTTTGTCATTCACAAAAGCGATCTGGCTAAAAAAGATTTTTCAAATGTTTATTGCGGATTAGAAACAAGCTAA
- a CDS encoding Imm19 family immunity protein has product MNRKIQLDEISNNTFFWKFYFCWSRGYDNEKELNIDEVLEVVETDESKAYEWERSFLNEEDIEENPRFIAEKLTEDLNYAIEFQEYEINFFLNDIYIGNLGGHFEAWFFTLEELLAFEKYPELFLLFLPMTGIVENERLVLKPFIINHLNSIPKFETHSEYIADCILNGLVMESGFYQLEGVGITNNQNHSVRNIGTYPRYKENVEELNKLLIKLK; this is encoded by the coding sequence ATGAATAGAAAAATTCAACTAGACGAAATCAGTAATAATACCTTTTTCTGGAAATTTTATTTTTGCTGGTCAAGAGGTTATGATAATGAAAAAGAATTAAACATCGATGAGGTTCTGGAAGTTGTCGAAACAGATGAAAGTAAAGCGTACGAATGGGAAAGATCATTTTTGAATGAAGAAGATATAGAAGAAAATCCAAGATTTATTGCAGAAAAGCTGACAGAGGATTTAAACTACGCAATTGAATTTCAGGAATATGAAATCAACTTTTTTCTGAATGATATTTATATTGGAAATCTGGGCGGACATTTCGAAGCCTGGTTTTTTACATTAGAGGAATTATTAGCTTTTGAAAAATATCCTGAATTATTTCTCCTTTTTCTACCAATGACAGGAATTGTTGAAAATGAAAGATTGGTTTTAAAACCTTTTATAATTAACCACTTAAATTCAATTCCAAAATTCGAAACGCATTCTGAATATATTGCCGATTGTATTTTAAACGGTTTGGTAATGGAATCTGGATTTTATCAATTAGAAGGAGTTGGTATAACCAATAATCAAAATCATAGCGTAAGGAATATAGGAACATATCCACGTTATAAAGAGAACGTTGAAGAATTAAATAAACTTCTGATTAAGTTAAAATAG